The Leptospira andrefontaineae genome has a segment encoding these proteins:
- a CDS encoding TonB-dependent receptor plug domain-containing protein, with amino-acid sequence MKLKKVLIKIAFLAAIAPLDLFAEVTFKARLFSRQKNQGESKTQVLLFETKKIYKTDAEGYFDAVVPSPGIYTFRILRVEDMQDIKGNVEASGQTVTLYTDSGSDSSVASPKTKEPKGTITVSAERDKPILSRTTIKYEEIKRMPGTFGEPLRALETIPGVVPSAAFGGGANNYVIRGSDPNSNLYLVDDLPILYPFHFDGLSAVVNANLIKSIDVYTGVFPSNFNNALGGVIHIDTVDKVDKSQKNLIISAWSSSVSYMSPTFGGKGYLIASARVGYLDRFVQGLTSALGADFPEGLRLPRFVDSQVKFVHNFNEHHQFSFHSFYSKDDFAANLPAKYQNDPANDATAAFAGASISSGQGFRTQALRYTWKPINTFSNRVTLISYDPFTDFNVSFGSIQGKNRASGAYNGVRQDAFWDPNKYFSAEFGTEYRLLNYYSTGSSIIQSDPNNLSPNPYDTQSPDFTTIPTDIKAKGSYYNGYLTTKIKLGGLQIEPGMRYDYIPYVNNSAFGPRAQASYKFGQGTTIFGGGGNFFRFPLDTRFNKDSGNPHLDFEKVFKYGGGIEQLLAGDYQIKGEIFKQEYSDLIVDDPYITDPIGTNPDPYGRIAQPYIANKKLNYSNSGTGWSRGYELVLRKNSRPGTRNWFGWITYTWSQTFRNNNIFTPDPGSAPLSAQETQIAAEFYKNSKETLYDYDRTHVINMVFGWRWSQEWQFGARWSYLTSRPFTPIVGDDGGRFSNPANGQTYWVPQYANNPALGEYINSRRLKPYHRLDIRFDRFFNYEWGYVNTFLEIVNVYLRENVGGEDFDNTKPYSKTNPSPSPTFGTIPLPGGVIIPFFNVGIEVKF; translated from the coding sequence AGGGGAATCCAAGACTCAGGTTCTACTTTTTGAAACCAAAAAGATCTATAAAACAGATGCAGAAGGTTATTTCGACGCCGTAGTACCTTCTCCTGGTATTTATACTTTCCGTATCTTAAGAGTAGAAGATATGCAGGATATTAAAGGTAACGTCGAAGCCTCAGGCCAAACAGTTACTCTTTATACGGATTCAGGTTCTGACTCTTCCGTAGCATCTCCTAAGACAAAAGAGCCCAAGGGTACAATCACAGTTTCCGCAGAAAGAGATAAACCTATTCTTTCCAGGACAACGATCAAATACGAAGAGATCAAAAGAATGCCTGGAACTTTCGGGGAGCCGTTACGCGCACTCGAAACGATTCCAGGCGTGGTTCCTTCTGCAGCATTTGGTGGTGGAGCAAACAATTATGTGATCCGGGGTTCCGATCCGAACTCAAACTTATATTTAGTGGATGATCTTCCTATCCTCTATCCATTCCACTTTGATGGATTGAGCGCTGTGGTAAACGCAAACCTCATCAAATCGATCGACGTGTATACTGGTGTATTCCCTTCGAATTTTAATAACGCATTGGGCGGGGTCATTCATATTGATACAGTGGACAAGGTAGACAAGTCTCAGAAAAACCTGATCATCTCCGCTTGGTCCAGTAGTGTCAGTTATATGAGCCCTACTTTCGGTGGAAAAGGTTATCTGATCGCTTCCGCTCGTGTAGGATACTTGGATAGATTTGTACAAGGTTTAACTTCTGCATTAGGCGCTGACTTTCCGGAAGGTTTAAGACTTCCGAGGTTCGTGGACTCTCAGGTAAAGTTTGTTCATAATTTTAATGAACATCACCAGTTCTCTTTTCATTCTTTTTATTCTAAAGATGATTTCGCAGCGAATCTTCCTGCTAAATACCAGAACGACCCTGCCAATGATGCGACTGCTGCATTTGCAGGTGCAAGTATTTCCTCGGGACAAGGATTTAGAACACAAGCGTTACGTTATACTTGGAAGCCAATCAATACATTCTCGAATCGAGTAACACTTATCAGTTATGATCCGTTCACGGACTTTAACGTTTCATTCGGTTCTATTCAAGGAAAGAATAGAGCAAGCGGTGCGTATAACGGCGTGCGTCAGGATGCTTTCTGGGATCCGAATAAATATTTTAGCGCTGAGTTCGGAACAGAATACAGATTATTAAATTATTATTCTACCGGTTCCAGTATCATACAATCAGATCCGAATAATTTAAGTCCGAATCCTTATGATACTCAAAGCCCTGACTTCACTACTATCCCCACGGATATCAAAGCGAAAGGATCATATTATAACGGTTATCTAACTACTAAGATTAAACTCGGCGGTCTACAGATCGAACCGGGAATGAGATACGATTATATTCCTTACGTGAACAATAGCGCATTCGGTCCGAGAGCCCAGGCTTCCTATAAGTTCGGACAAGGAACTACCATCTTCGGAGGTGGGGGAAATTTCTTCCGCTTCCCTCTGGATACTAGATTCAATAAGGATAGTGGGAACCCGCATTTAGATTTCGAAAAAGTATTCAAATACGGTGGTGGTATCGAACAACTTCTGGCAGGAGATTATCAGATCAAAGGGGAGATCTTTAAACAAGAATACTCCGACTTGATTGTAGACGATCCTTATATCACTGACCCGATCGGGACAAATCCGGACCCATATGGTAGGATCGCTCAACCTTATATCGCAAACAAGAAACTGAATTATTCGAATAGCGGAACCGGTTGGTCTAGAGGTTACGAATTAGTACTTCGTAAGAACTCCCGCCCAGGAACCAGGAACTGGTTTGGTTGGATTACCTACACTTGGTCCCAAACATTCAGAAATAATAATATATTCACTCCTGATCCGGGCTCGGCTCCTTTAAGTGCGCAGGAAACCCAGATCGCAGCGGAGTTTTATAAGAATTCTAAAGAGACATTATACGACTACGACAGGACCCACGTGATCAATATGGTCTTCGGTTGGAGATGGAGCCAAGAGTGGCAGTTCGGTGCCAGATGGTCCTACTTGACCAGCAGGCCATTTACACCTATTGTAGGGGATGACGGGGGAAGGTTTAGTAACCCGGCAAACGGCCAAACCTATTGGGTGCCTCAATATGCCAATAACCCTGCCCTCGGAGAATATATCAATAGTCGTAGGTTAAAGCCTTATCATCGACTTGACATTCGTTTCGATAGATTTTTCAATTATGAATGGGGGTATGTAAATACCTTCCTGGAGATAGTAAACGTATACCTAAGGGAGAACGTAGGTGGAGAGGATTTCGATAATACGAAACCTTATTCCAAAACGAACCCAAGTCCTAGCCCGACATTCGG